From one Nitrospira sp. MA-1 genomic stretch:
- a CDS encoding YihY/virulence factor BrkB family protein, with translation MSRDNTAEQKSGTRGRNATQPSQIPNAGWWDILLRLKDQISQDNVSIVAAGVAFYAVLALFPALAAIVSLYGLFTEASDIQQQITSLSSFLPHDTQTLIQEQLTTISTSGESALSFGAIGGLFFAIWSASKGMAAMITSLNIAYNEEEERSFIKVTALALGLTVGGLIFVILTLFLITLLPAVLHALGFGQKMQTALSLIRWPLLAMIVMGGLAILYRYAPCRNYPRWQWVSWGAGIATLMWIVGSSAFAIYANDYSSYNQTYGSLGAAVILLMWFWLTAFIVMVGAEINSEMERQTRADTTEGEPEPMGQRQAYSADTLGRTAETHPSSPRSSARLGQ, from the coding sequence ATGTCCCGAGACAACACAGCTGAACAGAAGTCCGGCACAAGAGGCCGAAATGCTACTCAGCCCAGTCAAATCCCCAATGCGGGATGGTGGGACATCCTCCTGCGCCTGAAGGATCAGATCTCACAGGATAACGTTTCGATTGTCGCCGCAGGAGTGGCGTTTTATGCCGTCCTCGCGCTCTTTCCGGCGCTGGCCGCCATTGTCTCGCTGTATGGACTGTTTACCGAGGCCTCTGATATCCAGCAACAGATTACTTCTCTGAGTTCCTTTCTTCCGCATGACACCCAAACTCTTATCCAAGAGCAGCTGACAACTATTTCAACCAGCGGGGAATCGGCTTTAAGTTTTGGAGCGATCGGGGGATTGTTCTTTGCGATTTGGAGTGCGTCCAAAGGCATGGCTGCTATGATCACGTCCCTGAACATTGCCTACAATGAAGAAGAAGAACGGAGTTTCATCAAGGTTACCGCGCTGGCATTAGGATTAACGGTTGGAGGTTTAATTTTCGTCATTCTGACTCTTTTTCTCATTACCCTGCTGCCGGCAGTATTGCACGCGCTGGGATTCGGCCAGAAAATGCAAACGGCCCTCTCTCTCATTCGTTGGCCGCTCCTGGCCATGATCGTCATGGGAGGATTGGCCATCCTGTACCGGTATGCGCCCTGCCGGAATTACCCGAGATGGCAATGGGTGTCATGGGGAGCCGGAATCGCCACATTGATGTGGATAGTGGGATCGTCGGCCTTTGCTATCTATGCGAATGATTACAGCAGTTACAACCAGACGTACGGGTCACTCGGCGCGGCAGTCATTCTGCTGATGTGGTTCTGGTTGACCGCATTCATCGTCATGGTCGGAGCCGAAATTAATTCGGAAATGGAACGACAGACGCGGGCTGACACGACGGAGGGTGAACCCGAACCGATGGGCCAACGCCAAGCCTACTCGGCAGATACTCTGGGTCGGACAGCTGAAACCCACCCTTCTTCGCCACGTTCCTCAGCACGTTTGGGTCAATGA
- a CDS encoding phage holin family protein encodes MNLYQEERPLSDLFRDLVNETKILIQQELQLLKLEMSQKAKQAGKDVGFIAVGGALAYAGLLVLLGAATLALALIIPAWASALIVGLTVVGIGYALIHKGISDLKTMDPAPQKTIDSLKETKQWTTNVLN; translated from the coding sequence ATGAATTTATATCAGGAAGAACGACCACTTAGTGATCTCTTCCGTGACCTGGTGAACGAAACAAAAATCCTCATTCAGCAGGAACTGCAGCTTTTGAAGCTGGAAATGTCCCAAAAGGCCAAACAGGCAGGAAAAGATGTGGGATTTATTGCAGTAGGTGGAGCGCTGGCCTATGCCGGATTACTGGTTCTTTTAGGTGCGGCCACTCTCGCCCTGGCATTAATCATACCCGCCTGGGCTTCGGCGCTGATTGTTGGACTAACCGTTGTGGGGATCGGCTACGCATTGATTCACAAAGGAATCAGCGATCTGAAAACCATGGATCCTGCTCCGCAAAAAACCATAGACAGTTTAAAGGAGACCAAACAGTGGACGACCAACGTACTCAATTAA
- a CDS encoding DUF1328 domain-containing protein, which translates to MLSWAITFLIIALIAGVVGLTGVAGTATNIAWVLFVVFLIIFALSFITGKRPPA; encoded by the coding sequence ATGTTAAGTTGGGCCATTACATTTTTGATCATTGCTCTTATTGCAGGAGTGGTCGGGTTAACGGGTGTTGCGGGTACGGCGACCAATATTGCCTGGGTATTGTTTGTTGTGTTCTTAATTATTTTTGCTTTAAGTTTTATTACGGGCAAAAGACCACCGGCATAG
- a CDS encoding Ku protein gives MTRPIWKGHITFGLVTIPVVVHSAEKQFDLHFRLLDSRNNARVRYERVNEETGEEVPWQDIVKGFEYEEGRYVLLNDADFEKVAIEVNKSVEIESFVNGKDIGYEYFDKPYYLVPDKKGEKVYVLLREVLRRSGKIGIAKVVIRTRQYLAALIPQGHVLVLELLRFHQEIRDVKELDVPEGNVKSYKISEKELTLAQQLVESMSTKWEPQRYHDDYRDALLKWIEKKSKSSRSRTSVPPVAKEEKTGSGKVVDIMSLLKKSVQKAQPSVRAKKRKSASPRKSRKAS, from the coding sequence ATGACCAGGCCAATTTGGAAAGGGCACATTACCTTTGGTCTTGTCACAATTCCTGTTGTCGTTCATTCAGCGGAAAAACAATTTGACTTGCATTTTCGGTTGTTGGATAGCCGGAATAACGCCAGAGTCCGGTATGAACGTGTGAACGAGGAGACGGGTGAAGAGGTTCCATGGCAGGACATTGTGAAAGGGTTTGAATATGAAGAGGGCCGGTATGTTCTTTTAAATGATGCTGATTTTGAAAAAGTTGCCATTGAAGTAAATAAATCCGTTGAAATCGAAAGTTTTGTCAACGGAAAAGATATCGGCTACGAGTATTTTGATAAGCCCTATTATCTTGTTCCCGATAAAAAGGGTGAAAAAGTATATGTGCTGTTACGGGAAGTGCTCCGTCGGAGCGGAAAAATCGGTATTGCCAAAGTCGTTATCCGAACACGCCAGTATTTAGCCGCTCTGATTCCTCAAGGACATGTTCTGGTGCTGGAGCTTCTGCGATTTCATCAAGAAATCCGCGATGTAAAAGAATTGGATGTGCCGGAAGGGAATGTGAAATCCTACAAAATTTCAGAAAAAGAATTGACTTTGGCCCAACAGTTAGTGGAATCCATGAGCACCAAGTGGGAACCCCAGCGCTACCATGATGATTACCGTGATGCCTTGTTGAAATGGATCGAAAAGAAATCGAAAAGTTCCCGGTCACGAACATCCGTCCCCCCTGTCGCAAAAGAAGAGAAAACAGGTTCAGGAAAAGTGGTTGATATCATGTCATTATTAAAGAAAAGCGTTCAAAAGGCCCAACCCTCCGTCCGAGCCAAAAAACGCAAATCCGCCTCCCCTCGAAAATCCCGTAAGGCCAGTTAA
- a CDS encoding plasmid stabilization protein — protein MPRGDKSKYTGKQKRQAQKIEEGYEKRGVSEDEAERRAWATVNKMTGGGKKPGGSGRGKGMNTAPAKKGGKASASRSASAKSASARKAAETRARKKK, from the coding sequence ATGCCACGAGGAGACAAATCCAAATACACCGGAAAACAAAAACGTCAGGCGCAAAAAATTGAAGAAGGATATGAAAAGCGAGGCGTATCGGAGGACGAAGCGGAACGACGTGCATGGGCTACCGTGAATAAAATGACCGGTGGAGGAAAGAAACCAGGGGGATCCGGTCGGGGAAAAGGAATGAACACAGCTCCGGCTAAAAAAGGCGGAAAAGCCTCGGCCTCACGATCGGCCTCCGCCAAATCCGCCTCTGCCAGGAAGGCCGCTGAGACGCGTGCCCGAAAGAAAAAATGA
- a CDS encoding AI-2E family transporter: MPEIHQKEFSEFERKASSPLPSSEIEAGYLSPLFQGPINIRSIALTGLFVYASLMVMYVAKAIMLPVFVALFLNLLFAPLVRGGEKIHIPAPFAAGGILLVLISTLTFGIIQLSTPASLWLDRAPDALQQVEHKIRSIKSSVLEMGEATKALEHMASLSESRKAQNIQVKTESLGGQLIYWTTEFILGLVSTMILLYFFLASGDLFLEKLVKVLPRFSDKRRAVEIVRGIEGNISSYLVTVTSVNVGLALATSLAMYLLGMPNPFLWGAMAGILNFIPYVGSIIGLGAVTLAAILTFEHMNVVAVVSGTYLFLTAIEGSVITPHLLGRKLTLNPVIILVSVLFWGWLWGVVGALLAVPFVASLKIICDQIEPLHSIGEFLSR, encoded by the coding sequence ATGCCTGAAATCCATCAGAAGGAATTCTCAGAATTCGAACGTAAGGCTTCCTCTCCACTTCCTTCATCCGAAATCGAAGCTGGTTATCTCTCTCCATTATTTCAGGGACCGATCAATATCCGGTCCATTGCCCTTACAGGACTGTTTGTCTATGCCTCACTCATGGTGATGTATGTGGCCAAGGCCATCATGCTTCCTGTATTCGTGGCTTTATTTCTGAATCTTTTGTTTGCTCCTCTTGTCCGGGGGGGTGAAAAAATACATATTCCCGCCCCGTTTGCGGCTGGGGGGATTCTTCTCGTTTTAATCAGCACCCTGACGTTTGGAATTATTCAGCTGTCGACTCCCGCTTCTCTCTGGCTGGACCGTGCCCCGGATGCCTTACAACAGGTAGAGCATAAAATCCGGTCCATCAAAAGTTCAGTCCTGGAAATGGGGGAGGCGACCAAAGCACTGGAACATATGGCCAGTCTTTCGGAATCCCGGAAAGCCCAGAATATTCAAGTGAAAACCGAAAGTTTGGGTGGTCAATTGATCTATTGGACCACGGAATTTATTCTGGGGCTGGTTTCAACCATGATTCTACTGTATTTTTTCCTTGCGTCCGGTGATTTATTTCTGGAAAAACTCGTGAAAGTTCTTCCACGATTTTCGGATAAACGACGTGCAGTGGAAATTGTCCGAGGAATAGAGGGAAATATTTCCAGTTACCTTGTCACGGTGACCAGTGTAAATGTTGGTCTTGCGCTGGCGACAAGTCTCGCCATGTATCTGCTCGGCATGCCTAACCCGTTTTTGTGGGGAGCCATGGCGGGTATTCTGAATTTCATCCCTTATGTTGGAAGCATTATTGGTTTAGGAGCGGTGACGTTGGCAGCGATCCTCACATTTGAACATATGAATGTCGTGGCTGTGGTGTCCGGGACCTATTTATTTCTGACGGCTATTGAAGGAAGTGTTATCACACCCCATTTATTAGGACGAAAACTGACATTAAATCCTGTGATAATTTTGGTCAGTGTCTTGTTCTGGGGCTGGTTATGGGGAGTCGTCGGGGCGCTGCTTGCGGTACCATTTGTCGCATCCCTTAAAATTATTTGCGATCAAATTGAGCCGCTTCATTCCATCGGAGAATTTTTAAGTCGTTAA
- a CDS encoding PRC-barrel domain-containing protein, whose protein sequence is MLKTLLEMRGYQLRAIDKDLGSVDDFYFDDRLWRTRYLVADTGNWLPGRKVLIGREALERSEWEEKVIPVTLTSIEIEDSPGIETDLPFSLQKEKELRLFFKWREYWDEDGFIQPAGFTPMSVPGGEAMEQSLTDGMRAPGKLDGNPHLRSANEVQGYYIGAQDGEIGHVDDFIVEDTSWEIRYLVIDTQNWLPGKKVLISPKWVNSIDWNKQTVQVGMNRDLIEQSPEYDPSKPINREYEVRMYDFYGKPHDWVEK, encoded by the coding sequence ATGTTGAAAACGTTGTTGGAAATGCGAGGCTATCAATTGCGAGCCATTGATAAAGACCTTGGGAGCGTGGACGATTTTTATTTTGATGACCGGTTGTGGAGAACCCGTTATCTCGTGGCAGATACAGGAAACTGGCTTCCCGGAAGAAAGGTACTTATCGGACGGGAAGCCCTTGAACGGTCAGAATGGGAAGAAAAGGTCATTCCCGTGACCCTGACTTCCATAGAAATCGAAGATAGCCCGGGGATTGAAACCGATCTGCCTTTTTCGCTTCAAAAAGAAAAGGAGTTACGTCTGTTTTTTAAATGGAGAGAATATTGGGACGAGGATGGTTTCATCCAGCCTGCCGGATTCACCCCCATGAGTGTCCCAGGAGGGGAAGCTATGGAACAGTCGCTCACTGATGGAATGAGGGCGCCCGGAAAATTGGATGGAAATCCCCATTTGCGGTCCGCAAATGAGGTGCAGGGATATTACATCGGTGCCCAGGATGGAGAGATCGGTCATGTGGACGATTTTATTGTCGAGGATACCTCGTGGGAAATCCGATATTTAGTGATTGATACTCAAAATTGGTTGCCTGGGAAAAAGGTTCTCATATCTCCAAAATGGGTTAATTCTATCGACTGGAATAAACAAACCGTTCAGGTAGGCATGAACCGGGACCTGATTGAACAAAGTCCTGAATATGACCCAAGCAAACCCATAAATAGAGAATATGAAGTCCGTATGTATGACTTTTATGGTAAACCCCACGATTGGGTTGAAAAATAG
- a CDS encoding DUF3618 domain-containing protein, whose product MDDQRTQLNALESKKIEDPARLREQIRVTRAELDGTVHTLQERLSPETIKEQVKTAAMDKVETVKENARVKVNQWQSILVERVLNNPLPAALIGVGLLWMMKQAGTSSSARGRFGRDRYGDEYSLDPYEEWPDYAPESEAGRIPRQRSRRGRSPLDAIKARAQTSGQQAREQISEWTDQAQESLEDWKEKASHRSDEIQERTREGGERMKDELFRYMQESPLTIGAVTLAMGTAIGLSLPRSEKEDQWMGETRDRLLEEAKATAREIMPKAKEAAAEAQRVAAETIKEQVGMN is encoded by the coding sequence GTGGACGACCAACGTACTCAATTAAATGCACTGGAATCGAAAAAGATTGAAGATCCTGCCCGGCTTCGCGAACAAATTCGAGTAACGAGGGCGGAATTGGATGGGACGGTTCATACACTTCAAGAACGTCTGTCCCCGGAAACTATCAAGGAACAGGTCAAAACCGCAGCTATGGATAAAGTCGAAACGGTAAAAGAAAATGCCCGTGTGAAGGTGAACCAATGGCAATCCATCCTGGTGGAACGGGTCCTGAACAACCCTCTACCTGCCGCCCTTATTGGCGTGGGTCTCCTATGGATGATGAAGCAGGCCGGCACTTCCTCATCAGCCAGAGGCAGATTTGGAAGGGACCGATATGGCGATGAGTACTCCCTTGATCCCTATGAAGAGTGGCCGGATTATGCTCCCGAAAGCGAAGCCGGGCGGATTCCCCGTCAACGATCCCGGCGGGGAAGATCCCCCCTGGACGCCATTAAGGCAAGAGCACAGACCTCGGGGCAACAGGCACGGGAACAGATTTCAGAATGGACAGACCAGGCACAAGAATCATTGGAAGATTGGAAAGAAAAGGCATCCCACCGGTCAGATGAAATCCAAGAGCGCACACGCGAGGGTGGCGAACGTATGAAGGATGAATTGTTCCGCTATATGCAGGAGAGCCCTCTGACCATCGGAGCCGTAACTTTAGCCATGGGGACAGCTATCGGCCTTTCCCTGCCCCGGTCTGAAAAGGAAGATCAATGGATGGGGGAAACCCGCGACCGGTTGCTGGAGGAAGCGAAAGCAACTGCCAGGGAGATCATGCCGAAGGCCAAAGAAGCCGCTGCTGAGGCGCAGCGGGTTGCGGCAGAGACCATCAAAGAACAGGTCGGCATGAATTGA
- the ligD gene encoding DNA ligase D, whose translation MGLKEYQGKRHFEKTPEPHGTAFRKKSSSFVVHKHAASRLHYDFRLELDGVLKSWAVPKGPSLFPSLKRLAVHVEDHPVEYGSFEGTIPKEEYGGGTVMVWDRGQWVPQGDPQYSYDRGRMKFLLKGQKLKGGWSLVRMGGAKAKEEKNWLLIKEKDSEALRGKHSDIIDMAPGSVATGRSLEEIAGVNQEKRRKNPASQREPKNNRSTKSRSSRTPSRKNMISGTSRVPDPSDLPSAVSSSQPATFHPQLATLFKTSPEGEDWLHEIKFDGYRIVSMVKNGRIRLLTRNGKDWTKKFPDIAGALKALPVQQGILDGEVVVLRSNGTSDFQALQNVLKGEASDPLVYFVFDLPYCEGYNLCRTPLIKRKELLWEFIKAFPEKAAAHVRYSDHIQGQGERTFEQACRRALEGIISKNAMSPYRQARSKHWVKVKCHHRQEFVIGGYTNPSGSRKFFGALLLGYYDKEGHLQYAGRVGTGFTHQRLSRIYALLAKRAQSHPPFARLPSDRNIREVHWVHPELVAEVEFFEWTRDGILRHPSFVGLREDKPAKEIIKETPHPVNNILSEPLKPSNRRSKASPDISTEKPALALTHPERILYPQQGITKRNLAEFYQQIAKWVLPHVAGRPLTLVRCPEGSQKKCFYQKHASGSLPDSVHRILIREKETKTKNTYLVIDDVKGLIALVQMGVLEIHPWGCRKDRTDRPDRLVLDLDPGPGVKWEQLVEGAHVLKKRLSGDGIESFVKTSGGKGLHVVAPLTRRATWDQLKQYTRRLAMETARTHPSGFVATMSKAKRKGKIFIDYLRNSFGATSIATYGTRALPGAPVSTPVNWDELFSISGSQVFTLTTLPQRLQNLRADPWKGFFDLRQTLSRSLI comes from the coding sequence ATGGGATTAAAGGAATATCAAGGTAAACGTCACTTTGAGAAAACCCCGGAACCCCATGGGACGGCCTTCCGGAAAAAGAGCTCTTCGTTTGTTGTCCATAAACATGCGGCAAGCCGGTTGCATTACGATTTCAGGCTTGAGCTGGACGGGGTGTTAAAAAGTTGGGCCGTTCCGAAAGGTCCCAGTTTATTCCCTTCCCTCAAGCGTCTGGCCGTTCATGTTGAGGATCACCCCGTCGAATATGGATCATTCGAAGGAACCATTCCCAAAGAAGAATATGGCGGAGGGACGGTCATGGTATGGGATCGCGGGCAATGGGTACCTCAAGGAGATCCCCAGTATTCCTACGACCGGGGACGAATGAAATTTCTGTTAAAAGGCCAAAAGCTGAAAGGGGGATGGAGCCTGGTTCGGATGGGAGGGGCAAAAGCCAAAGAAGAAAAAAACTGGTTGCTGATTAAAGAAAAGGATTCGGAAGCCCTCCGAGGGAAACATTCCGATATTATTGACATGGCCCCCGGGAGTGTTGCCACCGGACGATCATTGGAAGAGATTGCCGGGGTGAATCAAGAAAAAAGAAGGAAGAACCCGGCTTCCCAACGGGAGCCGAAAAACAACCGTTCAACCAAAAGCCGTTCCTCCCGTACTCCTTCACGAAAAAATATGATTTCCGGAACTTCCCGTGTCCCTGATCCGTCAGACCTTCCTTCCGCCGTGTCCTCTTCCCAACCCGCAACCTTTCATCCTCAGTTGGCGACTTTGTTCAAAACTTCACCTGAAGGGGAGGATTGGCTGCACGAGATCAAGTTCGATGGGTATCGTATTGTCAGCATGGTTAAAAATGGAAGAATTCGCCTGTTGACCCGAAACGGTAAGGATTGGACAAAAAAATTTCCCGACATTGCCGGAGCGCTGAAGGCATTGCCGGTTCAACAGGGTATCCTTGACGGGGAGGTCGTCGTACTCCGATCGAACGGCACCTCCGATTTTCAGGCCTTGCAAAATGTCTTGAAGGGTGAAGCCTCCGACCCTCTGGTCTACTTTGTGTTCGATCTACCCTACTGCGAAGGGTATAACCTGTGTCGGACCCCGCTCATCAAGCGCAAAGAACTGTTATGGGAATTCATCAAAGCTTTTCCGGAGAAAGCGGCCGCTCACGTCCGTTACAGCGATCATATTCAGGGTCAGGGAGAACGAACATTCGAACAGGCCTGTCGACGGGCCTTGGAAGGGATCATCAGCAAAAATGCCATGAGCCCCTATCGGCAAGCCCGTTCCAAGCATTGGGTTAAAGTCAAGTGTCATCACCGGCAGGAATTTGTCATCGGCGGGTATACCAACCCTTCAGGATCCAGAAAATTTTTCGGAGCACTGCTATTGGGCTATTATGATAAGGAGGGACACTTACAATATGCTGGCCGGGTGGGCACCGGTTTTACCCACCAACGCCTTTCACGTATTTATGCGCTTCTGGCCAAGCGAGCTCAGTCCCATCCTCCATTTGCCCGGCTGCCTTCGGACAGAAACATTCGGGAGGTGCATTGGGTACATCCCGAGCTTGTTGCCGAGGTAGAATTTTTTGAATGGACACGCGACGGCATATTGCGCCATCCTTCGTTTGTCGGTCTCCGTGAAGATAAACCGGCAAAAGAAATTATTAAAGAGACTCCACACCCTGTGAACAATATTCTTTCCGAACCACTCAAACCTTCCAACCGGCGATCCAAGGCCTCGCCCGATATCTCTACGGAAAAGCCGGCGCTGGCGCTTACGCATCCTGAAAGGATCCTGTATCCTCAGCAGGGCATCACGAAACGGAATCTGGCGGAATTTTATCAACAGATCGCCAAGTGGGTGTTGCCTCATGTGGCCGGCCGGCCGCTGACCCTGGTGCGGTGTCCTGAGGGTTCTCAAAAAAAATGTTTCTATCAAAAACATGCCTCGGGATCTCTTCCGGATTCCGTGCACCGCATTCTGATCCGGGAAAAAGAAACGAAAACAAAGAACACTTATCTGGTAATTGACGATGTGAAAGGGCTAATCGCTTTGGTGCAAATGGGCGTATTGGAAATTCATCCGTGGGGATGCCGGAAGGATCGAACGGATCGACCTGATCGCCTGGTCCTCGACCTGGACCCCGGTCCAGGGGTGAAATGGGAACAGCTGGTTGAAGGAGCCCATGTGTTAAAAAAACGGCTCTCGGGGGATGGTATAGAAAGTTTTGTGAAAACCTCGGGAGGAAAGGGATTACATGTCGTGGCCCCCTTGACGCGCCGTGCCACGTGGGACCAGTTGAAGCAGTATACTCGGAGACTGGCGATGGAAACCGCCCGGACGCATCCCTCGGGATTTGTGGCCACGATGAGCAAAGCCAAACGAAAAGGGAAAATATTTATTGATTATCTTCGTAACAGTTTCGGGGCCACTTCTATTGCCACCTATGGCACTCGAGCTCTCCCCGGAGCGCCTGTGTCAACCCCGGTGAATTGGGATGAACTCTTTTCTATCTCCGGATCCCAGGTCTTTACTCTCACCACTCTCCCTCAACGCCTTCAAAATCTGAGGGCCGATCCCTGGAAGGGATTTTTTGATCTTCGGCAGACACTCTCTCGATCCCTTATCTAA
- a CDS encoding response regulator, with product MIMIITPDETFRKAMVLHFQEKEYELSIPERRQDVPSLVEKHAPDVIVLDMSIADPNGPTVLKDLRGTGYTGKIVVISGPSNRPLTVDIHQQKVDQVMRKSPTDPIPSLMDQLESIIRVMFREEISKKAYDHYNKRLGQHGKDWEDWFKAKKEILKNPTDGRAPSNGPQQP from the coding sequence ATGATTATGATCATCACCCCTGACGAGACATTTCGAAAGGCAATGGTTCTCCATTTCCAAGAAAAGGAATATGAGCTTTCGATACCCGAGCGTAGACAGGATGTCCCTTCGTTGGTGGAAAAACATGCCCCGGACGTCATTGTCCTGGATATGTCTATCGCCGATCCCAATGGGCCAACGGTCCTAAAAGATCTGCGTGGCACCGGTTATACCGGGAAAATTGTCGTGATCAGTGGACCCTCCAATCGGCCCCTCACGGTGGATATCCATCAACAGAAGGTTGATCAGGTCATGAGGAAATCTCCAACGGATCCTATTCCTTCCTTGATGGATCAACTGGAAAGTATTATCCGGGTCATGTTCCGTGAGGAAATTTCCAAAAAAGCCTATGACCATTACAATAAGCGATTAGGTCAACATGGAAAAGACTGGGAGGACTGGTTTAAGGCAAAGAAGGAAATATTGAAAAATCCAACAGACGGGAGAGCACCATCGAATGGTCCCCAACAACCATAA
- a CDS encoding DUF2254 domain-containing protein produces the protein MPAWVLNWLNKLRSSLWLIPTCMTLAAILLSLVVPYFDKYFSPGNIDFLQWLSNMGPEGAMTLLSTIAGSMITIAGVVFSITIVALTLASGQFGPRLLGNFLRDRGNQVVLGTFVATFLYCLLVLRTIHVDPDGSTPYWGTLAGLILAVCSLGVLIYFMHHIAVSIQAPNLIAAVYGELEEDLARLFPERLGLADENEANKTRIPSILSRIEKEGMEIKADIGGYLQAIENDALMEIAREQNLVIFLHYRPGHFITKGASLAKVLALGPMADVVTPQINKQMICGSNRTQEQDIEFSVLQLVEVAVRALSPGINDPFTCVHCIDHLSAILCQLGQRKFPSPFRYDSEGVLRVIAPSVTFEGVMNAAFNQIRQNGKGNVAVTICLLDGLGRIGETAERNEDRVAILRHVEMVQRGSRESIQEKNDLEAVEDRCRQVMASLSMGESRSSFLMDKLLHILP, from the coding sequence ATGCCGGCTTGGGTATTAAATTGGTTGAATAAACTCCGTTCGAGTCTCTGGCTCATACCCACTTGTATGACCCTTGCCGCTATTCTCCTCTCGTTGGTCGTACCGTATTTTGACAAATATTTTTCTCCCGGGAATATTGATTTTCTCCAATGGCTAAGCAACATGGGTCCTGAAGGAGCGATGACTCTCCTTTCGACCATTGCCGGGTCCATGATCACTATAGCGGGCGTCGTGTTTTCCATTACGATTGTGGCCCTCACCCTGGCTTCGGGGCAATTCGGCCCACGTCTGTTAGGAAATTTTTTGCGGGATCGAGGGAATCAAGTAGTTCTGGGAACGTTTGTGGCGACTTTCCTGTATTGTCTGCTCGTCTTGCGAACCATCCATGTGGATCCTGATGGCTCTACGCCATATTGGGGAACGTTGGCGGGCCTTATTTTGGCTGTGTGCAGCCTAGGGGTATTGATTTATTTCATGCATCATATTGCTGTTTCCATACAAGCCCCCAATTTGATCGCTGCGGTATATGGGGAATTGGAAGAAGACCTGGCCAGGCTTTTTCCAGAGCGTTTGGGACTGGCCGATGAGAATGAGGCGAACAAAACCCGTATTCCTTCTATCCTGTCCAGGATAGAAAAAGAGGGAATGGAAATTAAGGCCGACATTGGGGGTTACCTTCAGGCAATTGAAAATGATGCCCTTATGGAAATCGCTCGTGAACAGAATTTAGTGATATTTCTTCATTATCGGCCGGGGCACTTTATCACCAAGGGAGCATCATTAGCCAAAGTACTGGCCCTTGGGCCGATGGCAGATGTCGTAACCCCACAGATTAACAAGCAAATGATCTGTGGATCCAACCGAACCCAGGAACAGGATATTGAGTTTTCCGTACTTCAACTTGTTGAAGTGGCCGTGCGGGCACTTTCACCTGGAATAAACGACCCGTTCACTTGCGTCCATTGTATTGATCATCTTAGCGCGATTTTATGCCAGCTTGGGCAAAGAAAGTTTCCATCTCCTTTCCGGTACGACTCTGAGGGAGTTCTTCGTGTGATTGCTCCGTCTGTCACCTTTGAAGGCGTCATGAATGCGGCTTTTAATCAAATCCGACAAAACGGAAAAGGCAATGTGGCGGTGACCATCTGCTTGTTGGACGGTTTGGGACGAATAGGTGAAACCGCGGAACGAAATGAGGATCGTGTGGCAATCCTTCGTCATGTCGAAATGGTCCAAAGAGGGAGCCGGGAATCCATCCAGGAAAAAAATGACTTAGAGGCTGTGGAGGATCGGTGCCGCCAGGTCATGGCTTCTTTAAGTATGGGAGAAAGCCGGAGTTCTTTTTTGATGGACAAATTGTTGCATATCCTTCCCTAA
- a CDS encoding cyclase family protein: MISKWIDISMPLYPGMVQRPGDPPFQMEPVTDRKNGDKVPVSKISMSSHAGTHIGAPVKCEKSFQDNEQTEFSATIGLAKVIEIQDRNSVKAEELKKHRIYSHDRILLKTRNSASDWYSEHPPEDTIFLDRTAAAWLAERRVSTVGIDALFIGGKHQNGKEIVRMLIQAGIVIIEGLEFSRVKPGEYMLICLPLKIPNGDGAPARAILQPVR; encoded by the coding sequence ATGATATCTAAATGGATCGATATCTCAATGCCTTTGTATCCGGGAATGGTTCAAAGACCCGGAGACCCACCATTTCAGATGGAACCGGTGACGGACAGAAAAAATGGGGATAAGGTTCCTGTCTCAAAAATATCAATGAGTTCCCATGCCGGAACGCATATTGGCGCTCCGGTGAAATGTGAAAAATCTTTTCAAGATAATGAACAAACAGAATTTTCAGCAACAATAGGCCTGGCCAAAGTGATTGAGATCCAAGATAGGAATTCTGTAAAAGCGGAAGAATTAAAAAAACACCGGATCTATTCGCATGATCGGATTCTTCTGAAAACACGCAATTCCGCCTCTGACTGGTACTCGGAACACCCCCCTGAAGATACAATCTTTCTTGACCGAACTGCCGCGGCATGGCTTGCTGAACGGCGGGTGAGCACCGTCGGAATTGATGCGCTGTTTATTGGAGGGAAACACCAAAATGGGAAAGAGATTGTTCGCATGCTAATCCAAGCCGGGATTGTCATTATTGAAGGACTCGAATTTTCTCGAGTGAAACCGGGTGAGTATATGCTCATCTGTTTACCCTTAAAAATTCCGAATGGAGATGGTGCTCCGGCAAGGGCCATTCTCCAACCGGTCCGGTAG